The Polypterus senegalus isolate Bchr_013 chromosome 10, ASM1683550v1, whole genome shotgun sequence genomic interval ctgtgtaggtagaaggctgaaatttggcaggctcattccttacagcttacttacaaaagttaagcaggtttcatttagaattctacacataattcCATGAATCCCAGCTTAATTTAGCTGCATTTCACACAAATCCTCCTTTCTGTAACAGAACTTTGattcttctttatttaattatttaattttatttattcattcattaaacaTTCAGTTGAGCTTAACATCTTGACCTAACAAAATGTCAAtacttgtttgttttaaatggGGATTGACAACTGCTGTTGTGTTAATGTTATATGTCTGAACTAATGTGATGTAATTGTAAGCTTTGCCCAATCAAAATCCATTggattgatgacagcaacagcaACATCAACATCATCATATGAACTAAATACCCACCAAAGACAAGTTGTTAGGTGGCTTTGTGGTACAATGTTTGAATTTGTAATCAcacaattgtaaaaaaatgtcTTAATAATCAGaagctgtaataaaaaaatactcacataagaaaatgattcaataaatttttatttttattgtaataaattaaaatttacctAATGTACAGGCAGTAAAACTAGAAGAGATATCGTTACAATTTTATCACTACCAGAAATATAGTAAAAATCCAAAAGTGTTCAACCATAAATTACACTGAGATAAGATAAGTGTTTAGTCTGCTGCAAATGGTAAACCAGCTATGAACTTTTGATTATCATGTGCCTTTAAAATTCAGGCATTCCTCATGGACCACTCACATCAAGTACGACCATGGAGGACTCTTATTACATATGATTAACTATTATTCAAACAAGAACTTTTTAAACAAAGAACATCTTAGATCGGCAGCAAGAGAGATTTGTTTAATAATTGCTTTTGGCTTAGAATGATGATCCACATATCATATTTATGTTTCTGGTAGTCTATCTTCTCCTGAATTGTAACTTGTTGCATAAACacaaaattgaaacaaaactgcATACACCTCCAAATACAGTGACGGACTTAAGCGTTTAAAAATACCAAGTAAACCTCGTTATTGTGATGCAGTTTTTGCAAACATGTTATATAACATAGAAGAAACTCACAGATGCTCTGGTGTCAGAGTAAAGCTGTCCTTTTTTCCACTACACATCGAGTAATGGGACTGGTATGGACAGAGCAGTTCTAAAAACTGGATTTTGCACTGCAATTTTTGTACTTGTTTTTAAaactacattcttaaaaataatggctcCACAATGGCATTTACTGGGGTGTGCAAAGGTTTAGAACCTTTgttttttaagagtgtagctgGGAATGACAGTTTGCTTGTTCAGGACCTCTCAAAAAAGCAAGGTGTTCTTTTAATTCAATTTACCACTTGACTATGTCTCCTTCCTATTATAAAAAAAGCTTTGTCAGTTTAAATACACAGCAACCTAAAGCACAGTCAGCTCACACCTATTCAGATCTGGCCTAATCTGAATCGCTGTCTGAGCTGTCTGAATATGTGGCCGTCTCTGACCCATCTGACCCTGTGACATTCACTAACATGGCCAATGGGGGGACATTTTCGGATGTGTCCAACTCTGAGATGGTATCTGTAACATCCGATTCAGAGAGGGTCTCAGACCCATCTGAGTCAGAGAGGGTCTCTGTCCTATCTGATTCGGAGTCACTTTCTGGCTGCTCAGATTCAGAGTCAGCCTTTGAACTGCAAGAGTCCGAGTCAGTCTCTGGCCTATTCAGATCAGAGTCAGACTCCGAGTTATCCGAGTCCGAGTTCACTTTGGAGCCATCCAGATCTATCAGTGAATCCACATGTACCATTGCTTTCTCTTCCACTGAATCCTCTTCTTCATATCGCCTCTTCCTCTGCAGTTTTTTATTACCTGAAAATAGGACACAggtttggaaaaaatgaaaacacacccATTCTCTCACATATTcttgcaattttaatttttagcGCTATGAAAAAGTGTTAAACATATGAGATAAAATTAAGAGTactcttgaaaataaaaaagacgacatGTATAACCAGCAAAGcatttaaagaagatgtattgACCACTCATCGTTATCATTTTGTCCCTGGCAAGAAATTTGCTCAGTGGCTCATCTTAACTCGGAACAGGCCAAGACTGCTGTACTCAGCTACAACCAAGAGGGCAATTCAATTTTGGCTCCATTTGGAAAATAACAGACACTTCCTGACAATATCACACTCTTTGACTATTTATTCTGAAGTGTAgaggaagaaattaagaaccttaaGTTGTGAGTAGCACTATTAGCTGAAGTACACAGGAAGCAGCGGGGTCTTCAGATAAATGAAAACtagcaaagagagagagagcatttgAAGTGACAGCCATCAAACTTTGATGGTTGATAAAGAGAGGCAAGTTTCCAGCTCCAGCTGTGTTGAACTCCCTGCACCACTTACATGCGAGGGTGTTGAATCTTCTATCTCATGGATTGTGAGGCTAGAAGTAACACTACAGGTATTTCTATTGCTTATTAATAAGGCAAGATACGATAAGGCCAACAATAGGATAAAGTaactaatttatttgaaaaaataaaatcagaaatgaacTTGCGCAATGACGGAAAATATAAAGTGTTTCTATGGAAAACCAGGAAAGAGGATGATGGGCAGGGGAGACCCAACTTCAAAGTAAAGGCAAGGTAGTATAGCTCAAAATTTGGGAGGAATGGCTCCTCCACCCAACCTGTCATGGGTCAAAGTGAGTGTTTGATAGATGGTCTCTTgtgattccaaataaatgaggacaCCAAAGACTGAACAGATTGCCAGAAGGCCTACATTGAGCTTACAAAGTTAGTTCTAAGGagtgatttaattttaatgactGCCAGTCCGGATTGGATTTGGGGAGTCTCAGTCATCCCTCAAAATGTGGCAAAAGTTGGTAGCTGCAAATTTCTGAACTGTAGCATAGATGTCCAAATCCAGGCATCTGAAAAACTCGATTTAAGGAACGGATGAAGGAAATGTAGAGAGATAACAAGAACTATTCAGTAGGAAATGAACACATTTAGAGCAGTTAATCTTACAGCTAAATAGAGCTTCATAGATGTTGAAGAAGTTGAGGACATTACCAAGGTAGAGTAGAACATCATCAACATACAGGGAGCTTTTTGAGGTATTTCTGTAATCAATATGGGATTAACATTGTGAAAGCTGCAGACAGCTAATGCCAAAGGTGTTAATGAGAGAATAAATAGAAGTGGGGAAAGAAGACAGCCCTTTGTGGCTCCTTGAGGAAcacaaaatgtgtgtgtttgggcCAAAGCCCATTCTACCCAGGATCTACCCCCAAAATAACCAATTAATCCTGTCAAATGTCTTCTGTGCACACTGAGAAAGAGAAGGAGCAACATGCCAGTTGTGCAACAAGTGGTGAACATTGTCACTTGGATAGGGGGACTTCAGAATCAATCAGTTTAGAAATCACTTTCTATAGTCAACATGCAAAGAGCTTTGCCAGCAGCTTCACATCAGAATTCATTAATGACAATTGTAATTCATTAATTACTTTGttttaagtaataaaaatcaGAGATGAATTAAATGAAAAGTTGATGCGAGTGCAGAAAAGAGTAGAATTAAGCATCTGGATGAGTGAGGCTGAGAGCTGCTTCCAAAATCTTCCAAAAATTTTTCAAGACTTTTATTTGGTTTTGTATAAATTAACAGCATTATTAATGCTCTGATTCTgagatattaatattaaaaatgagcACATTTCTTTGGTGCAAAGGGGATACTCTAAGATTCAATGTCTGAATCCAGAAGGTTTGCACCGTATAATATTCATATATATGTTTCTGGGTAGTCAGCCATTTTTTGGTGTGTTCAAGAAGAGGGGGAGCAGATTGAGTGGATGAGCAGTGGTGTTCAGTACCCAGAAGTCTGGTTCTGCTATGGCCCTGTAGCGTGCAGTTGGGGAccttgcccggccgggatgcctccacAGTGGAAGGACCTGGGCAGCAAGCAtagccagagcgttacctcccctgggatgctagatggcaagcCCCCTATGTTGctgcggtgcctcagactcccgcaggcctttatgggagttggagtttggtgcagctctgttgggatctgcaggcgccaccagggagtgctgcagcagAAGCTGCAGAGCTCTTATGGGCGGTTCTTCCGccaaacccggaagtgctgctggaaatgagtcatcaagcacctggagcacttccgggtaccttATAAAAAGGAGGCAGCGGCCACTAATCAGGGAGCCAGAGTGACAAATCTTGACCTGAGGAGTGGATTAGAAAGGAgataaagagaaggaagagaacTGTTTGGGTGCTGTGCTTGCGCTGGACTGTGTTGAGCTTGTGGGAAcagggaaggcgttgcccacaaggtaaaaaaaaaattaaaaaccagtgTGTGCCTTAaacttgtgtcccatgcttgtctgtgtcaggttcagCTGGCGGTGCCAGCCTGGGGTGGTCCACAGGCTCAATTTGGAAAATAATAAAGACAACAAGATTTATGACAATGACTCCCTCTATGAGTGTTTATTCCAAAGTGTAGAGTGGGAAGAAACATAGAATTGTAAATCTACTTTGTATGCTATGTCCATTTATTCCTGTCAATttgtttttgctaaaaaaaagttgatcacaaaaaaaaggaattgtAAATCTGAGTTGTGCTATTAATTGACATACactttttagttaattttgtaCCCCTTCATTCTAGTGCAAATGTTAACAGTATTTTTGCAGCAAGCACATGTGAAATTGTATGGGAAGATTGGATTAACGGTACCAAAAAACTTAAACTTGAAGCACTGGAGTAGCATTTCAGAATCATCTCAATGGCTCTGTGCACAAATCTGCATTCGCAAGTGGGATATTAAAACATAACCCCTTGCAAGTTTGCTGTGGcaccaattaagaaaacaaaatggatggACGTCAGTTTAAGGCACATTCACAGGTTTTGGAGTTAGTGTGCCATCTCACATTTAATGATTGATTTGTGTTGACAACTGATTGCAAGCAGACATATGCTATgtgattttatgattttatgaGTGTCACTTTTGAAAAATCTTATGTAACTGAGTGGGGAAAGCACTGGATGAGACTTTATGGCACCTGAGCAATCCGATGCTGTGAAGAATGacataatattttgctgcatctcTATTGTTACTTGGCAAAGAAGACATATGAGATCTTAATATTGAGTGACTCCTTATAGAGTCATAGGTGAAAGGCAAGATTGCCAGCATTATTTTATGACAAATCTATAAAACATTACACTAAACCCCCAGAACCTAACCCCACGTTCACACTGTGCACAGCAACTGATTTAGCCAGTCGAACCAAAGAAGAAGTCCATGAGCATAACAGACAAATCAAATTCCTGATGACAAAGAAAAACTTCTATGCAGAGGACTCATTACATTTGAGCACCACCACTACAATGGGGATTTCTGACATACACGTGCAAATGAAATACTGAAATATAAATTACTATTTAGAAAACaagaacaaatgtatttattggaGCTAATGCCACTGCTCACCTTGGAGAGCTGACATTGACACTTGTTGCAAAAAATCTCCTTCAGTCTTCACTGCCAACAGCTCGCTCTTGACACTGTCCACAAGTTGCTCAAGAGACGAGGATTCCATTTTCATTTGGACATGAAGcctgtgagaaacaaaatttcaaaactgGACACTTAAAACACAAATTTGAGACTTCTGTGCACACATTTAAAGAGAGCAACCAAAAGAATGTGTCACAATCGATAAGATGGGGTAGGGTGAAGCACAAGATAGTGAAATGTTGACAGAGAAGACAACCTTGTTGCCAACCTTGGGGCACATTTTAGACtttgttagtttttttctcctttatttgaaaataaaacagaatacaacTTTGTAAAAGTGCTACTTAAATTGCTTACTACTCCCAGCGCCCTTGGCAGTACTACACCATTGGGCAGCTTCAGAGTGGTGCGGAGATTGCAGGGAAGAAAGCTAATTAGGTGCTTTCTTTAAAATAGAGGCAAAAAGATGCTAAGGGGGTTGCAGTCATCTGTGTCAATTCATTCCTACACTTCTCACACCACCTCCGGAATACAACCACTATTAAATTACAGTTTCATTCAGGATTTATTTGTTTGTCCTGTGCCTGCTTGCTCATGCGATTTCATCTAGGCTGGTAAATGTCTTCATTTGGGGAGCACTCTTAACTTCTACAGATCTTTACACGACAACTGGACAAAACGTTcagtgaagacatgttttcagaaaggttagcaaatttattaaaaatcaaaacctgaaaattttcatttcctttagtattcagaccctttgttatgGCACTGCAAATTGTGGTCAGATGTATCATGTTTCCTTCAATTCTCCTTGAGATGAGtccagaacttgactggagtccacctgtggcaaactgaatcgattggacatcatttagtaATGCATATACCTTTGTATACAAGGTCTTTTAATTCACTCTGCATGtcaagacaaaaaccaagccatgaattCCAAGGAAATCTCTGTATGACCACTGCAAATAGATTGTGGTGAGGGATAGATCAaggcaaggggataaaaccatttctaaagcttagGCTGATCCCAGAAGCATAgtgacctcaataattgtgaaatggaagaggtCTGAAACCACCAGTACTCTTCATACAGTTGGCCATTGGGCCAAACTGAGTAGCTGGGGAAGTAGAGGGTCATCAAAAACTTAATGGTCACTGTAAAAGAACTTCAGGGGTCCCCTGGTGAGAAGGGAGAACCATTCGAAAGGATGAGCTtctctcagcagcactccatcagtcaggCAGTTATGGTAAAGTGGCTAGCTCCTGTATGGAATTTTCCAGATGGCATTTAAAGACTCAGATCATGAGAAAAAAAACTCACTTGTCTGATGGAACAAAAATTGCACTCTTTGGGAAGAACTTCAAGTTCATCACCTGCCTAACACCATCCCTACATAAAGCATGGTTGTGGCAGCATCATAATATGGGGATGTTTCATTAGTGGCATGGACAGacagagactggtcagaattgaaggaaggataAATGAAGCCAGATACAAAGAAGACTTTGAAGAAGACCTGTTCCAGAGTGCACaaaacctcagactgggacgatggttcacctttcaacagACCACGACCCGAAACAAAACAGCCAAGAAAATGttagagtggctttgggacaagtctttgACTGTCTTAAGGTGGCCCAGCCAAGGTCCATACTTAAACCCTGcagaacatctgaggagagacAGTTCTCATGAAGTTAaatgaagcttgagaggatctgccaggaagagttgggtaaactgtccaaatccaagtgtgcaaaaCTTTTAGAGACAATCCAAGATGACTTGAAGTTGTAATTGATGCCAAAGAGGCTTTGCCAAAGTACTGAACTAAAGGTTTGAATGCTAAAGTGAATAAGACATTTTAGTTTTGAATAAGTCTGCAAACTTTTCTAAAAAAACATgtattcactttgttattatgggttattgagtgtagatttttCAACAGAAATGGCAAGTTAATCTatctaaaattaaatctacaatagaAAGTGTGCAAGAAGTGAAGAaggctgaatactttctgaatccactggcTTGTATTTAACTTAAGGGTAATCCATGTGTGACTTATCATTGTACTACAAGTTAGAGTGTCGCAGATGGGTTCACAGTATCCTCTTTGATTTTGGTTCATCTTATTTTGCTATAAATTGTGTTGGGTAGAAAACACACTAACAAGCATACACATAACACTAAATTAGGGACTAACCATACCAgagtaaaaagaacaaattctgaTAAATTTCTAGAAATTATATTGGCAAGAAGAAAGTTTAATGTCACGGTTTTTTGCTGGTTTGTAACCCACTTATTTAGTTCAAGGGAGTGGGGAACATAGAATATTAAAATCTACccatctgtctatccattttGCAGAATGGTTTCTTCCTATTCAAGGTCACAATGTGCTGGGATGTATACTAACATAATTTAATACAAGAAGGGAATTGTGGGAAGAAAACGTAATCACACAAAAGGGGTCGAAAGTTGCCAGTAATTAAATCTTATGGAGTGGGTGAATCTGatctaaataaaatgttttactataTGCTTTATAGATATGTAATGCATCCATTGCAATGAAACATAGCaatcaattaaatatttaaagggGTAAAAGTGTATGTTATTATAAAGACTTGGAAATCCTCATCACACTACATAACTGGCCAGTGCATAATAAGGATCATAGGGACTAAATATGCATCTGGAGTAACAGTACGAAATGTGAAAAACATGCCGAATACTCCATAATAGACCTAACAACACTGGACAAAGAGGTGATGAACCTGTCATGATGGCAGGGTATGAGCTGGCAGGATGAGCTTATTAAGCAAGCAGACTAGGCTGAAATTATTCATAATTATGAAGGGAGTTGCATGTATTCAGAGCATTAACACCTCAGGGACTTTTGGATCTTCACAGTTTCTGGACACATTAGATTATAAAGATCCGATGAGCAGTACTGGAATACAGGGCTGCTTtgctttgttaatattttttaaagaaggcggccttctgctgttatgcacctaaaatctggaatagcctgccaataggaattcgccaggctgatacggtggagcacttagAAAAATTGCCGcaaatacattactttaacatggctttttgataacttcaccttcatttaatcctgatactctgtatattcaattcatcgtaataactattaatggtggctctaaaatccgtactgacacctactctctcttcattttcttttcccgT includes:
- the LOC120538243 gene encoding lisH domain-containing protein C1711.05-like, translating into MEVENPTAHILTLQELRERECLLPGDAGLLKGGSYFIDPVALLKWAEPCSVTYCSELRTRLYSINPPQCRRLHVQMKMESSSLEQLVDSVKSELLAVKTEGDFLQQVSMSALQGNKKLQRKRRYEEEDSVEEKAMVHVDSLIDLDGSKVNSDSDNSESDSDLNRPETDSDSCSSKADSESEQPESDSESDRTETLSDSDGSETLSESDVTDTISELDTSENVPPLAMLVNVTGSDGSETATYSDSSDSDSD